The Acidobacteriota bacterium genome window below encodes:
- a CDS encoding response regulator transcription factor, translating into MTQPHPISVLIVDDDSLSRDCMRTIVEANSEFSVIGECTSGLGVVKALEDMSPQLILLDIQMPMMNGLELVESLGELLPLVVFVTAFDRYAVAAFDHHAVDYVLKPIDRLRLEKSLQRAKVIIETRQKHAFNQKLIACLQDLKLKYAATSEQILIRSAGNSMFLRVQTIDWIEAEGSYVRLHIGKNSHLIRENIGSFLSRMDPKIFVRIHRSVAVNIDRIVRLQSLLHGDMRVVLRDETELILSRSYRQNLRDIGV; encoded by the coding sequence ATGACTCAACCCCATCCGATTTCGGTGCTCATTGTGGATGACGATTCGCTTTCGCGTGATTGTATGCGAACCATCGTCGAAGCCAACTCTGAATTTTCGGTGATTGGCGAATGTACCTCCGGGCTGGGCGTCGTCAAAGCCCTGGAAGATATGTCACCCCAACTCATTCTTTTGGATATTCAGATGCCGATGATGAATGGGTTGGAACTGGTCGAATCACTTGGCGAATTGCTCCCGCTGGTGGTATTTGTGACTGCTTTTGACCGCTATGCCGTGGCGGCGTTTGATCATCACGCGGTTGATTATGTGCTAAAGCCAATTGACCGCCTGCGCCTGGAAAAATCACTTCAGCGGGCGAAGGTCATCATTGAAACCCGACAAAAACACGCGTTTAACCAGAAATTGATTGCCTGTTTACAAGACTTGAAATTGAAATATGCGGCCACCAGCGAGCAAATCCTGATCCGGTCGGCTGGAAACAGTATGTTCCTGCGTGTCCAAACCATTGACTGGATTGAAGCCGAGGGCAGTTACGTCAGGCTGCACATTGGAAAAAACTCGCATTTGATCCGGGAAAACATCGGATCGTTTTTGTCCCGCATGGATCCGAAAATCTTTGTCCGGATTCACCGATCTGTCGCCGTCAATATTGATCGAATTGTTCGATTGCAATCGCTCCTGCACGGAGACATGCGGGTTGTCTTGCGTGACGAGACCGAACTGATTCTCAGCCGAAGCTACCGGCAAAACCTGCGTGACATTGGGGTTTAG
- a CDS encoding histidine kinase, translated as MTWCDWKSWKYVTLAWGIAFVYFVCQTTVAISLFLPNEPMPWWRIIKGCFLFCLLWLPTTQFAIGMARRFHLEGRKFLVYLVVHFVTGFVVSVVIHSIGIIAMNWYPIQAGEFTLHNYSIELLMRINLSLLIYLMLVFTTHAFDYRQESQARLIRELQLQTQLDQTKLQALKMQLHPHFLFNVLNSISVLQTQDLPGAQKMVHRLGEFLQKILYQSDSVQVRLEQELECLECYLDIERIRHRDRLVVTVVVSPEALNVYVPSLILQPVVENAVRYAMTGLDTIGEIIIRGKILGNRLQLDVIDNGPGLTLSNQKSPSARKGIGLANTKARLEQLYGREASLELVSAAEGGVKVTLTVPIQPEAELQFKNILESVMI; from the coding sequence ATGACCTGGTGCGATTGGAAATCCTGGAAATACGTCACCCTGGCCTGGGGCATTGCCTTTGTGTATTTCGTGTGCCAGACGACAGTGGCCATTTCCCTTTTTCTCCCCAACGAACCAATGCCCTGGTGGCGAATCATCAAAGGGTGTTTCCTTTTTTGTTTGCTATGGCTTCCCACCACGCAATTTGCCATTGGGATGGCCCGCCGATTCCATCTGGAAGGCCGTAAGTTTCTGGTATATCTGGTGGTCCACTTTGTGACCGGGTTTGTGGTTTCGGTTGTGATTCACTCCATTGGAATTATCGCCATGAACTGGTACCCAATTCAGGCTGGTGAATTTACCCTGCATAACTACTCAATTGAATTGCTGATGCGGATCAACCTGAGTTTACTGATCTATTTGATGCTGGTTTTTACCACCCACGCCTTTGATTATCGCCAGGAATCACAAGCCCGGCTGATCCGGGAATTACAACTCCAAACCCAGCTTGATCAAACCAAACTCCAGGCGCTGAAAATGCAGTTACATCCACATTTTCTCTTCAATGTTTTGAATTCAATTTCAGTGTTACAAACCCAGGATTTACCCGGCGCACAAAAAATGGTGCATCGGCTGGGGGAGTTTCTGCAAAAGATTCTCTACCAATCAGATAGTGTTCAGGTCAGGCTGGAACAGGAACTGGAGTGCCTGGAGTGTTACCTGGACATCGAACGGATTCGCCATCGCGACCGGCTGGTGGTTACAGTTGTGGTCTCGCCCGAAGCCCTCAATGTGTATGTTCCAAGTCTGATTCTCCAACCCGTGGTTGAAAATGCGGTTCGATATGCCATGACGGGGCTTGATACCATTGGTGAAATCATCATTCGGGGGAAGATTTTGGGAAATCGGTTGCAGCTCGACGTGATAGACAATGGCCCCGGGTTGACCCTGTCCAACCAGAAATCCCCATCGGCTCGAAAGGGAATCGGTCTGGCAAACACAAAAGCCAGGTTGGAACAATTGTATGGCCGGGAAGCAAGCCTCGAACTCGTTTCAGCCGCGGAAGGGGGAGTCAAGGTGACACTTACGGTCCCCATTCAACCGGAAGCGGAACTTCAATTCAAAAATATTCTGGAAAGTGTGATGATATGA